One segment of Vicinamibacterales bacterium DNA contains the following:
- a CDS encoding HD domain-containing protein has product MPLPTLPSLRRITADSAGVGFFLCTTKEVRPGRNGDFLSLTLQDATGRIQARVFDEVDRLKGEFEAGEFVKVKGRANLYNERIQLIVENIRRVHADQDRIDGFREEDCVMSSARPIDVMWAELQQRIAGAANPYVRQLLERIARDHETQLRVWPAAQTLHHAYRAGFLEHVLQMAEVGRLLATAYEANADLVLAGALLHDIGKLQELDYDLATSYSREGRLLGHIMLGARLIRETAATLDGFPPLLLTEIEHLVLSHHGCLEFGSPVVPMTVEAFILSFIDDLDAKINMVRGAIRDDTGDGEFTGYHSKLARVFWKGAKE; this is encoded by the coding sequence ATGCCGCTGCCCACGCTTCCCTCGCTTCGCCGGATCACCGCTGACTCGGCGGGTGTCGGCTTCTTCCTGTGCACCACCAAGGAGGTGCGGCCGGGACGCAATGGCGACTTCCTGTCGCTGACCCTGCAGGACGCCACCGGACGCATCCAGGCGCGCGTGTTCGACGAGGTGGACCGCCTGAAGGGCGAGTTCGAGGCCGGCGAGTTCGTCAAGGTGAAGGGGCGCGCCAACCTCTACAACGAACGAATTCAGCTCATCGTCGAGAACATCCGGCGCGTGCACGCCGATCAAGACCGCATCGACGGCTTCCGCGAGGAGGACTGCGTGATGTCGTCAGCCCGGCCCATCGACGTGATGTGGGCGGAGCTCCAGCAGCGAATTGCGGGGGCCGCCAACCCGTACGTTCGGCAGTTGCTCGAGCGGATCGCCCGCGACCACGAAACACAATTGCGGGTGTGGCCGGCCGCGCAAACGCTTCATCACGCGTATCGCGCCGGGTTCCTCGAGCACGTGCTGCAGATGGCCGAAGTGGGACGGTTGCTGGCGACGGCGTACGAGGCGAACGCCGACCTCGTGCTTGCGGGCGCGTTGTTGCACGACATCGGCAAGCTGCAGGAACTCGACTACGACCTGGCGACCAGCTACTCCCGCGAAGGGCGGCTGCTCGGCCACATCATGCTCGGGGCCCGGCTGATCCGCGAAACGGCGGCCACCCTCGACGGTTTTCCGCCCCTGCTGCTCACCGAGATCGAGCACCTGGTCCTCTCACATCACGGCTGCCTGGAATTCGGTTCCCCGGTTGTGCCGATGACGGTGGAAGCCTTCATCCTGTCGTTCATCGACGATCTCGACGCGAAGATCAACATGGTGCGCGGGGCCATCAGAGACGACACCGGCGACGGCGAGTTCACCGGCTACCACTCGAAGCTGGCACGCGTGTTCTGGAAGGGGGCGAAGGAGTAG
- a CDS encoding SpoIIE family protein phosphatase: MPPSIPDQPVNISPTPVRPSDQQLLTTLFDLGRQVTSVLNLDELLQRIPQLISRLTEYQAFAVYLVDERRGDLSIAYSVGYPEDRARSLRLKAGQGIVGSSVAEEQPILVNDVLTDSRYVEIVPGTRSELVVPLRRKGKVIGALNLLSPAVGQFTDLDEAILRQFAAAVAVGIENARLFERERQYAETLETLAEIGREVSSILDLNQLLTRIAQLTKRVIDYRTFGILLINEERHDLEMKLALKYSEQTTVAPVKVGEGLVGYAAQHKEIVLVPDVEKDPRYVKLVDDVRSELVIPLLVKDRCIGVIDLESPELDAFTKSHAEVMTLLAAQAAVAIENARLYETIRANEERLENELRFAQRVQAALLPLELPKRMKSVDVAARFAPARELGGDLYDYLLPDANTLVVAVGDVSGKGVPAALYGAFAGELIRSRTFRRRYTPQGFSPATVLSSVNTILHERQLEEYYCTLCYAVFDMKRRTVMLANSGLPYPIRCTADGCAPIELAGVPLGSFGGSSYDEMTFDLSSGDLFVFCTDGIYEAMNGTGSEYGSARLMETIARARHLSAREIVDQIFSSVHDFRGDEPPNDDMTAVAVRIT; the protein is encoded by the coding sequence ATGCCCCCATCCATCCCGGATCAGCCCGTGAACATCAGTCCGACACCCGTTCGACCGAGCGACCAGCAGCTCCTCACGACCCTGTTCGACCTCGGCCGCCAGGTCACCTCCGTTCTCAACCTCGACGAACTGCTGCAGCGCATCCCGCAGCTCATCAGCCGGTTGACCGAGTACCAGGCGTTCGCGGTGTATCTCGTCGACGAACGCCGAGGCGATCTCTCGATTGCATACTCGGTCGGCTACCCGGAGGACCGGGCTCGCAGCCTCCGGTTGAAGGCGGGGCAGGGCATCGTCGGAAGCTCGGTGGCCGAAGAGCAGCCCATCCTCGTGAACGACGTGCTCACCGACTCGCGGTACGTCGAGATCGTGCCGGGCACCCGCTCGGAATTGGTGGTTCCGCTGCGCCGCAAGGGCAAGGTGATTGGCGCCCTCAACCTGTTGAGCCCGGCGGTCGGACAGTTCACCGACCTGGACGAGGCGATCCTGCGGCAGTTCGCGGCGGCGGTCGCGGTCGGCATCGAGAACGCACGCCTCTTCGAGCGCGAGCGCCAGTACGCGGAAACGCTCGAGACGCTGGCCGAGATCGGCCGCGAGGTGTCCTCGATCCTGGACCTCAATCAACTGCTCACGCGCATCGCGCAGCTCACCAAGCGCGTCATCGACTACCGCACGTTTGGAATCCTGCTGATCAACGAGGAACGCCACGATCTCGAGATGAAGCTCGCGCTCAAGTACAGCGAGCAGACCACCGTCGCGCCGGTGAAGGTGGGCGAGGGTCTGGTTGGCTACGCCGCACAACACAAGGAAATCGTGTTGGTGCCGGACGTCGAGAAAGACCCGCGCTACGTCAAGCTGGTGGACGATGTCCGGTCGGAGCTGGTGATTCCGCTGCTCGTGAAGGATCGGTGCATCGGCGTCATCGACCTCGAAAGCCCGGAGCTGGATGCGTTCACGAAGAGCCATGCGGAGGTGATGACGCTGCTGGCCGCCCAGGCGGCCGTGGCCATCGAGAACGCGCGGCTCTACGAGACGATTCGCGCGAACGAGGAGCGCCTCGAGAACGAGTTGCGGTTCGCACAACGCGTGCAGGCCGCATTGCTGCCGCTCGAGTTGCCCAAGCGGATGAAGAGCGTGGATGTCGCCGCCCGCTTCGCGCCGGCGCGCGAGCTTGGCGGCGACCTCTACGATTACCTGCTTCCCGACGCGAACACGCTCGTGGTCGCGGTTGGTGACGTCTCGGGAAAGGGCGTGCCGGCCGCCCTCTACGGGGCGTTCGCCGGCGAGCTGATCCGGTCGCGCACGTTCCGCCGCCGCTACACCCCGCAGGGATTCAGCCCGGCCACGGTGCTGTCGTCGGTGAACACCATTCTCCACGAACGTCAGCTCGAGGAGTACTACTGCACGCTGTGCTACGCGGTGTTCGACATGAAGCGCCGCACGGTGATGCTCGCGAACTCGGGCTTGCCCTATCCCATCCGGTGCACGGCTGACGGGTGCGCGCCGATCGAATTGGCGGGCGTGCCGCTCGGGTCCTTCGGCGGATCCTCATACGACGAGATGACGTTCGACCTCTCATCCGGAGACCTGTTCGTGTTCTGCACGGACGGCATCTACGAGGCGATGAACGGCACCGGCAGCGAGTACGGGTCGGCACGGCTCATGGAGACGATCGCGCGAGCGCGGCACCTGTCCGCACGCGAGATCGTGGACCAGATCTTCAGCTCGGTGCACGACTTCCGCGGCGACGAGCCCCCGAACGACGACATGACGGCCGTGGCGGTGCGAATCACGTAA
- a CDS encoding serine hydrolase gives MRFGSSLVLLLLVPTLASAQPAASPASPSADVLKKQFAARLEQNVQPTASTIKIAILYELIKQAEEGKLKLDDVRPLDRKKAVEGSGVLFNLGTPSLALRDYAMLMIILSDNTATNVLMDVVGMEAVTARMRSLGLKDTKLRRHMLDGAAARRGDENVSSADEIARLFETFYRGTGLSPQSRDEALRILKTRNESKSTPVIRAIPETVDIASKPGELEGVRVDSGIVFVENRPYIISVMATYLQDDDAGNKAIEDLARVAYGYFSRLAAGTEYGRQIGRN, from the coding sequence ATGCGGTTTGGATCGAGCCTCGTTCTGCTGCTGCTGGTTCCGACCCTCGCGTCTGCCCAGCCCGCGGCTTCGCCGGCCAGTCCGTCGGCGGACGTGCTGAAGAAGCAGTTCGCGGCGCGCCTCGAGCAGAACGTCCAGCCCACGGCGTCCACCATCAAGATCGCGATCCTCTACGAACTGATCAAGCAGGCGGAAGAGGGCAAGCTGAAGCTCGACGACGTCCGGCCGCTCGACCGGAAGAAGGCAGTCGAGGGCAGCGGCGTCCTGTTCAATCTCGGCACGCCGTCACTGGCGCTGCGCGACTACGCGATGCTGATGATCATCCTGAGCGACAACACCGCCACCAACGTCCTCATGGATGTCGTCGGTATGGAGGCGGTGACCGCCCGGATGCGAAGCCTCGGCCTGAAGGACACGAAACTGCGGCGCCACATGCTCGACGGCGCGGCGGCCAGGCGCGGCGACGAGAACGTGTCCTCCGCCGACGAGATCGCGCGGTTGTTCGAGACCTTCTACCGCGGTACGGGCCTGTCGCCTCAGAGTCGCGACGAGGCGCTGCGCATCCTCAAGACGCGCAACGAGTCGAAGTCCACCCCGGTCATTCGCGCCATTCCGGAAACCGTCGACATCGCCAGCAAGCCGGGCGAACTCGAGGGCGTCCGCGTCGACTCGGGCATCGTCTTTGTCGAGAATCGCCCGTACATCATCTCCGTGATGGCGACATACCTGCAGGACGACGATGCCGGAAACAAGGCGATCGAGGACCTGGCGCGAGTAGCCTACGGGTACTTCAGCCGACTTGCCGCCGGCACGGAATACGGACGACAGATCGGGCGGAACTGA
- the fabZ gene encoding 3-hydroxyacyl-ACP dehydratase FabZ, which translates to MDLQLPLDYSAIERILPHRYPFLLVDRITAFEPDKRVVGIKNVSRDDHHLSRQPGEDPVFPPTILTEAVAQVGAILILAKPENREKLIFFMSMDRVRYKRPVKPGDVVEIVATVRRLRSRMGVLHGVARVNGTVAMTGTMTFALGDKKPADAAG; encoded by the coding sequence ATGGATTTGCAGCTTCCTCTCGATTACAGCGCGATCGAACGCATTCTGCCGCATCGCTACCCGTTCTTGCTCGTCGATCGCATCACCGCCTTCGAGCCGGACAAGCGCGTGGTCGGCATCAAGAACGTCTCGCGGGACGATCACCACCTGTCGCGGCAGCCGGGGGAAGATCCGGTGTTTCCGCCGACGATCCTCACCGAGGCCGTCGCCCAGGTCGGCGCGATCCTCATCCTTGCCAAGCCGGAGAACCGCGAAAAGCTGATCTTCTTCATGAGCATGGACCGCGTCCGGTACAAGCGCCCGGTCAAGCCCGGCGACGTGGTCGAAATCGTGGCGACCGTGCGCCGCCTGCGGAGCCGCATGGGCGTGCTGCACGGCGTCGCGCGGGTCAACGGCACGGTTGCGATGACCGGGACCATGACGTTCGCGCTCGGCGACAAGAAACCAGCCGACGCTGCCGGATAA
- a CDS encoding PDZ domain-containing protein, which yields MTPQARSEEARDRLFDRDLGFEIQRQLDEGLRAVARSPRLGHFEWAPGAGRLGIVAQELTPQLTEFFGSGGVLVATVNPNTAASRSGLKAGDIISSVNGQAVRTTDNLVDRLRDVPNGQEATLEIYRDKKALTIKVMLAERTELGEV from the coding sequence GTGACGCCGCAGGCACGGTCGGAGGAAGCGCGCGACCGCCTGTTCGACCGGGACCTCGGCTTCGAGATCCAGCGCCAGCTCGACGAGGGGCTGCGCGCGGTCGCCCGCAGCCCGAGGCTGGGGCATTTCGAGTGGGCGCCTGGTGCCGGCCGCCTGGGCATCGTCGCGCAGGAGCTGACCCCGCAGTTGACCGAGTTCTTCGGCAGTGGCGGCGTCCTCGTAGCCACGGTCAACCCGAACACCGCCGCTTCGCGCTCGGGCCTGAAGGCGGGCGACATCATCTCGTCGGTCAACGGCCAGGCGGTTCGGACCACCGACAACCTCGTGGATCGGCTCCGCGACGTGCCGAACGGCCAGGAAGCCACCCTCGAGATCTACCGCGACAAGAAGGCGCTGACGATCAAGGTCATGCTGGCGGAGAGGACTGAGCTGGGGGAGGTGTGA